The genomic DNA GAATCCATCTCTGCGGGAACCCGGACTGGGATTTTCTCTTAAACCTGGATCTGGATATTTTGTCCCTGGACACCTACAGCAACGGTGAACGCTTTGTGGGCTATACGTCCGGGATCAAGCGTTTTCTGGATCGGGGTGGGGTGATCGTCTGGGGCATGGTGCCCACCAATTTCGAGCCATTTGACCAGGAAAACCTGGATTCACTGACCTTGCAGCTGGAAAATCTGTGGGGGAAGCTGGAAGCCAAAGGAATCGACCGGGATTTTCTTCTTTCCAGGAGCCTGATCTCACCGGCCACCTGCTGCCTGGTCAATCCGGACAAGACCAAAACCGTGGAAAAGGCCTTTGCCCTGATCCGGAACCTGTCCGGACAGCTGCGGGAAAAATACGGATTGGAGTAACCGAGGAAACAAGGCTTATGGGATCTGGAAGATCCCAGGCCCTGATAACCGATCATTATTTTCATTTTTCTCTTTGGATATAATATACTCCCGAATGGCCACGGCATGGTTATACTCGGTATCTTTGGCCGCAAAGAGCAGGGTGACCTGCTGCTTTTGGGCCAGGTCCAGGAGCTTGTTCACTGCTTCCGG from Desulfovermiculus halophilus DSM 18834 includes the following:
- a CDS encoding DUF488 domain-containing protein, with the protein product MLLVGNFFKGLNCYKERYSSELQKNPEAVNKLLDLAQKQQVTLLFAAKDTEYNHAVAIREYIISKEKNENNDRLSGPGIFQIP